The following proteins are co-located in the Acidimicrobiales bacterium genome:
- a CDS encoding DUF4388 domain-containing protein, translating to MLQGSLDNFGLDEVLGLLADTAKTGRMRITGDRGSGSLWLVSGKLVGSEASRADAAGPIDETMFELLRFNTGNFSFNSDETPTEAAPATDVATVLEAAFDRLTQWREIEAVVPSLAHVIAPVSSLPAPEMTITAAEWDLLMAIGAGTEVGSVCEHFGLGEVEGSRRVKLLVERSLITIAPPHAASASTSDHALATDSDDFGLAPAGLTTDEIASPASVGAFDAAPTPVAPEHAAPVAPATASAHVAAAAPVAEAAPTAHIAPPAEAAPATPPHPGDRFGADAFGEAPVATPTDAGFLDPGERAWNPLGDDADHDSIAEATVADLGEEPDEAEASAPLDVNEFSFRPDPPAVDPRSGLMRRASDALPPPPPPAPPAAFEQFDAPTPPPPAPPSPADLVGSERVDGAEARRLLSGRGTERYDFEVADRGVDDEEDDGSLLMQYLRDES from the coding sequence ATGCTCCAAGGATCACTCGACAACTTCGGACTCGACGAAGTCCTCGGTCTCCTCGCCGACACGGCGAAGACCGGTCGCATGCGGATCACCGGTGATCGTGGTTCGGGCTCGCTGTGGCTGGTGTCGGGCAAGCTCGTCGGCTCCGAGGCGTCCCGTGCCGACGCGGCCGGTCCCATCGACGAGACCATGTTCGAGTTGCTCCGCTTCAACACCGGCAACTTCTCGTTCAACTCCGACGAGACCCCAACCGAGGCGGCACCCGCGACCGATGTCGCCACGGTGCTCGAAGCCGCCTTCGACCGTCTCACGCAGTGGCGTGAGATCGAAGCAGTCGTTCCGTCACTGGCCCACGTGATCGCCCCGGTCTCGAGCCTTCCCGCCCCCGAGATGACCATCACGGCGGCCGAATGGGATCTGCTCATGGCCATCGGTGCCGGCACCGAGGTCGGGTCGGTCTGTGAGCATTTCGGTCTCGGTGAGGTCGAGGGCAGCCGCCGGGTCAAGCTCCTCGTCGAACGGTCGCTGATCACGATCGCCCCGCCTCATGCGGCTTCGGCCTCCACGAGCGATCACGCACTGGCCACCGATTCCGACGACTTCGGGCTCGCCCCGGCCGGCCTGACCACCGACGAGATCGCATCGCCGGCGAGTGTTGGCGCGTTCGATGCTGCCCCCACCCCGGTGGCGCCCGAGCACGCCGCACCCGTTGCTCCGGCGACCGCTTCCGCTCACGTCGCCGCAGCCGCTCCGGTGGCTGAGGCTGCACCGACAGCACACATCGCTCCGCCTGCCGAGGCTGCTCCGGCGACGCCGCCGCACCCGGGCGACCGATTCGGCGCCGATGCGTTCGGCGAGGCCCCGGTCGCCACGCCCACCGACGCCGGCTTCCTCGATCCGGGCGAGCGAGCCTGGAATCCGCTCGGCGACGACGCCGATCACGACTCGATCGCCGAAGCGACCGTTGCCGACCTCGGCGAGGAACCCGACGAGGCCGAGGCGTCGGCGCCACTCGATGTCAACGAGTTCTCGTTCCGGCCCGATCCGCCGGCGGTCGACCCCAGGTCGGGCCTCATGCGCCGAGCCTCCGACGCACTGCCGCCGCCCCCGCCCCCGGCTCCACCGGCGGCGTTCGAGCAGTTCGACGCGCCGACCCCACCGCCTCCGGCTCCGCCATCACCGGCCGACCTCGTCGGGTCGGAGCGGGTCGACGGGGCCGAGGCCCGTCGCTTGCTGTCGGGTCGTGGGACCGAGCGGTATGACTTCGAAGTCGCCGACCGTGGCGTCGACGACGAAGAGGACGACGGCAGCCTCCTCATGCAATACCTGCGAGACGAGAGCTGA
- the aroE gene encoding shikimate dehydrogenase, whose protein sequence is MLTGSSPTPDFALPISGATRLAAVIGDPVRHSRSPAIHNAGFAAAGLDWRYVALPVKAGCAADAVAAMEVLGIEGLSVTMPHKADVFAALSRHTPAAAALGVCNCVYRQDGELVGDNTDGDGCVAAVHAETNLRIEGSTVVVLGAGGAARSIVEALGRAGAAAIGIVNRTESAAHSAAALANVASVADVGEVRTADIVVNTTSVGMDGGPAPDRSPIDASLLGRQKLVADIVYSPLITRLLADAAAAGVPTMGGLPMLVHQAVAQFEHWTGVRAPIAAMSQAAGARAAGTDSAPDDDR, encoded by the coding sequence GTGCTGACCGGCTCGTCACCGACGCCGGACTTCGCGCTGCCGATCAGCGGAGCCACCCGGCTGGCCGCCGTGATCGGCGATCCCGTTCGACATTCCCGCTCGCCGGCGATCCACAACGCCGGGTTCGCCGCTGCCGGGCTCGATTGGCGGTACGTGGCGCTGCCCGTGAAGGCCGGCTGCGCCGCCGACGCCGTCGCTGCGATGGAGGTGCTCGGCATCGAGGGACTGTCGGTGACCATGCCCCACAAGGCCGACGTCTTCGCTGCACTGAGCCGACACACACCGGCCGCGGCCGCCCTCGGGGTGTGCAACTGCGTGTACCGGCAAGACGGAGAACTCGTCGGGGACAACACCGATGGCGACGGGTGCGTCGCCGCCGTGCATGCCGAGACCAACCTTCGGATCGAGGGCTCGACGGTCGTGGTCCTCGGGGCCGGGGGAGCGGCTCGATCGATCGTCGAGGCGCTCGGACGCGCCGGCGCCGCTGCGATCGGCATCGTCAACCGAACCGAATCGGCCGCTCACTCGGCCGCGGCGCTGGCCAACGTGGCATCGGTGGCCGATGTTGGCGAGGTGCGAACGGCCGACATCGTCGTGAACACCACCTCGGTGGGGATGGACGGCGGTCCTGCGCCGGATCGGAGCCCGATCGACGCCTCGCTGCTCGGCCGACAGAAACTCGTCGCCGACATCGTCTATTCGCCGTTGATCACTCGTCTGCTCGCCGACGCCGCTGCTGCGGGGGTGCCGACCATGGGCGGCCTGCCGATGCTGGTCCACCAGGCCGTCGCCCAGTTCGAGCACTGGACCGGCGTCCGCGCGCCGATAGCAGCGATGTCGCAGGCAGCTGGGGCGCGGGCAGCAGGGACGGATTCGGCCCCCGACGATGACCGTTGA
- the mltG gene encoding endolytic transglycosylase MltG: MKVYDPDSPTQRDADDVARQRDLLGWDDEAPIRVHGVWFRLARGFIVFGLIALVLWMAYSRARTWFDEQLDPPGEPGEAIALVVPAGATTADIARQLEDLEVIPNSTFFRYYARAKDEGNFQAGEYTMPTNASVEEAIAVLNAGPKPHETTRFTVREGLWEHEVLASIASQLDNVTEADLRDALDSGRVPARYRPDGVSSWEGLLYPETYEVNTDDTAEEVLLKMTDEFSKVTGELGFGAADSILGYSAYDVLIVASLIEAEAALPEERPLVASVIYNRLREGWILGIDATCVYGTGQRGVELTQEVLDTEGPYNCRLNTGLPPTPINSPGAASLAAALQPAETDYMYYVLTGEDGTQTFATTEEEFLAAKAICQEKGLC, from the coding sequence GTGAAGGTCTACGATCCGGACAGTCCGACCCAGCGCGACGCCGACGATGTCGCACGGCAGCGAGACCTGTTGGGATGGGACGACGAGGCCCCCATCAGGGTCCATGGTGTGTGGTTCCGTCTGGCGCGGGGTTTCATCGTCTTCGGGCTGATCGCGCTGGTGTTGTGGATGGCCTACAGCCGGGCCCGCACCTGGTTCGACGAGCAGCTCGACCCGCCCGGGGAGCCGGGAGAGGCGATTGCGCTGGTCGTTCCTGCCGGCGCCACCACCGCCGACATCGCTCGCCAGCTCGAAGATCTCGAGGTCATCCCCAACAGCACCTTCTTCCGCTACTACGCCCGGGCGAAAGATGAAGGCAACTTCCAGGCCGGCGAGTACACCATGCCGACCAACGCCTCGGTCGAGGAGGCGATCGCCGTCCTCAATGCCGGACCGAAGCCGCACGAGACCACTCGGTTCACCGTGCGTGAGGGTTTGTGGGAACACGAAGTCCTGGCGTCGATCGCGTCGCAGCTCGACAACGTGACCGAGGCCGATCTGCGGGACGCGCTCGACAGCGGGCGGGTCCCTGCTCGCTATCGACCCGATGGTGTGTCGTCGTGGGAGGGGTTGTTGTACCCCGAGACCTACGAGGTGAACACCGACGACACCGCCGAAGAGGTGTTGCTCAAGATGACCGACGAGTTCTCGAAGGTCACGGGCGAACTCGGCTTCGGCGCTGCCGACTCGATCCTCGGCTACTCCGCCTATGACGTGCTCATCGTTGCGTCGCTGATCGAGGCCGAGGCAGCGCTGCCGGAGGAACGGCCGCTCGTCGCCTCGGTGATCTACAACCGCCTTCGTGAGGGCTGGATCCTCGGCATCGACGCCACCTGTGTCTACGGCACCGGTCAACGGGGCGTCGAGCTGACGCAGGAGGTCCTCGACACCGAGGGTCCGTACAACTGCCGTCTCAACACCGGACTCCCGCCGACGCCGATCAACTCACCGGGAGCGGCGTCGCTCGCCGCGGCGCTGCAGCCGGCCGAGACCGACTACATGTACTACGTGCTCACCGGAGAAGACGGGACGCAGACCTTCGCCACCACGGAAGAGGAGTTCCTCGCAGCGAAGGCCATCTGTCAAGAGAAGGGTCTGTGCTGA
- the ruvX gene encoding Holliday junction resolvase RuvX yields the protein MRALGIDFGSKRIGVALSDSGGLLATPYELIKRVGDRTVEHGRIAELVEETGAEVVVVGLPLQLDGDEGRAVALVRSEIRGLRKRLEVPVEEIDERFTTVTAHQQLASAGVVSRKRKDLVDAVAASVLLQAWLDRR from the coding sequence GTGCGAGCGCTGGGGATCGACTTCGGTTCGAAGCGAATCGGTGTCGCCCTCAGCGACTCCGGTGGACTGCTGGCGACGCCGTATGAATTGATCAAGCGCGTCGGTGACCGCACTGTCGAGCACGGACGCATTGCCGAGTTGGTCGAGGAAACCGGAGCGGAGGTGGTCGTGGTCGGTCTCCCGCTGCAGCTCGACGGCGATGAGGGTCGGGCGGTCGCGCTCGTGCGGAGCGAGATTCGCGGGCTGCGCAAACGGCTCGAGGTACCGGTCGAGGAGATCGACGAGCGGTTCACGACCGTGACGGCACACCAGCAGCTGGCCAGTGCCGGGGTCGTCAGTCGCAAGCGCAAAGATCTTGTCGACGCCGTTGCCGCGTCGGTGCTGCTGCAGGCGTGGCTCGACCGACGCTGA
- the alaS gene encoding alanine--tRNA ligase, whose product MKARELRRVFTDYFIERDHLLIPSASLIPHDKTLLFTNSGMVPFKPYFVGEEVPPHPRAVSVQKCVRAGGKHNDLDEVGRTSRHLTFFEMLGNFSFGDYFKERAIPDAWTFFTEVLQLDPERLWVTVHHTDDEAEEIWAETVGVPRERIQRLGDDNWWRMADTGPNGPCSEIFWDKGPAYGPEGGPANPEADERYVEIWNLVFMQFETDESGESKPLPRPSIDTGAGLERILSVLQGKDSVFEIDEMAALIDVASKATGYQLGADTDADLALRVLAEHARTMTFLISDGVFPSNEDRGYVLRRIMRRAVRFAYLLGVESLVTPQLVDAVVEIMGDDYPQLVTTHALVRDVVEREETQFRRTLANGLRILDDQIEGIERGGVVPGSVAFLLHDTYGFPYEVTEEVVAERGLTVDRAGFDADMAEQRERAKASRKGVVQAADFEQVQALLEANGVTDFVGRDELVDVSARVLAVTGIGTDLVSIFLDRSPFYAESGGQIGDTGTITTSTGTAQVLDTIYAVPGVHRHVVRITEGEILAGQEATASIDVARRDAIRRHHTATHIIHWALREVLGDRVKQQGSMVAPDRLRFDFAHHEPLTAEEIAQVEDLVNAQLLLNPAVQHPEVSKAEAETMGAIAFFGDKYGDRVRVLEAGPSLEFCGGTHVKALGDIGLVKIVSEGSIGSNLRRVEAVAGAGAVDLLRTEQQVVGTAADLLNVPRGDLLEGIEKRLAENKSLQAEIAALKQQLAVGQSAGLVEQAVDGVVVASVPGLERDDLRELAVAVRDHEGIRAVVLATAPPGGGAALLAAVTPDSGLDAGALIAEGAKQIKGGGGRGADLAMAGGKDPSGIDAALDLARAAAGIA is encoded by the coding sequence ATGAAGGCTCGAGAACTGCGACGCGTATTCACCGACTACTTCATCGAGCGCGATCATCTGCTGATCCCCTCGGCGAGCCTGATTCCCCACGACAAGACCCTGCTGTTCACCAACTCGGGCATGGTGCCGTTCAAGCCGTACTTCGTCGGCGAGGAGGTGCCACCGCATCCCCGAGCGGTCTCGGTGCAAAAGTGCGTCCGGGCCGGCGGCAAGCACAACGACCTCGACGAGGTCGGTCGCACCTCACGCCATCTCACGTTCTTCGAGATGCTCGGGAACTTCAGCTTCGGTGACTACTTCAAGGAGCGGGCCATCCCCGATGCCTGGACCTTCTTCACCGAGGTGCTGCAACTCGACCCTGAACGACTGTGGGTGACCGTTCACCACACCGACGACGAGGCCGAGGAGATCTGGGCTGAAACCGTCGGCGTTCCCCGCGAGCGCATCCAACGTCTGGGCGACGACAACTGGTGGCGTATGGCCGACACCGGTCCCAACGGACCGTGCTCGGAGATCTTCTGGGACAAGGGCCCGGCCTACGGCCCAGAGGGCGGACCGGCCAATCCCGAAGCCGACGAGCGCTACGTCGAGATCTGGAACCTCGTGTTCATGCAGTTCGAGACCGACGAGTCGGGAGAATCCAAGCCGCTGCCCCGACCGTCGATCGACACCGGCGCCGGACTCGAGCGCATCCTTTCGGTCCTTCAGGGCAAGGACTCGGTCTTCGAGATCGATGAGATGGCGGCGCTGATCGATGTCGCGTCGAAGGCCACGGGCTACCAGTTGGGCGCCGACACCGACGCCGATCTCGCGCTCCGGGTGCTCGCCGAGCACGCCCGCACCATGACCTTCCTGATCTCCGACGGGGTGTTCCCCTCGAACGAAGACCGCGGCTACGTGCTGCGCCGCATCATGCGACGCGCCGTGCGTTTCGCCTACCTCCTCGGCGTCGAGTCGCTCGTGACCCCGCAGCTCGTCGACGCGGTCGTCGAGATCATGGGCGACGACTATCCCCAGCTCGTGACCACCCATGCGCTGGTGCGAGACGTGGTGGAGCGAGAAGAAACCCAGTTCCGGCGCACGCTCGCCAACGGCCTGCGCATTCTCGACGACCAGATCGAGGGCATCGAGCGGGGCGGCGTCGTGCCCGGTTCCGTCGCCTTCCTGCTCCACGACACCTACGGCTTCCCCTATGAGGTCACCGAAGAGGTCGTCGCGGAGCGGGGCCTCACCGTCGACCGGGCTGGCTTCGACGCCGACATGGCCGAGCAGCGGGAGCGGGCCAAGGCATCCCGCAAGGGCGTCGTGCAGGCGGCCGACTTCGAACAGGTCCAGGCGCTGCTCGAGGCCAATGGGGTCACCGACTTCGTCGGGCGAGACGAGCTCGTCGATGTCTCGGCTCGGGTCCTCGCCGTCACCGGTATCGGCACCGACCTGGTGTCGATCTTCCTCGACCGCTCGCCGTTCTACGCCGAGTCCGGCGGCCAGATCGGCGACACCGGCACCATCACCACGTCGACCGGCACGGCGCAGGTGCTCGACACGATCTACGCGGTTCCCGGTGTGCACCGTCATGTGGTCCGCATCACCGAAGGGGAAATCCTCGCCGGTCAGGAAGCCACCGCTTCGATCGATGTCGCCCGCCGCGACGCCATCCGGCGCCACCACACCGCCACTCACATCATCCACTGGGCGCTGCGCGAAGTGCTGGGCGATCGGGTGAAGCAGCAAGGCTCGATGGTCGCACCCGACCGGCTGCGCTTCGACTTCGCTCATCACGAGCCGCTCACCGCCGAGGAGATCGCGCAGGTCGAAGACCTGGTCAACGCGCAGCTGCTGCTCAATCCGGCAGTCCAGCACCCCGAGGTCTCGAAGGCCGAGGCCGAGACCATGGGCGCCATCGCCTTCTTCGGCGACAAGTACGGCGATCGGGTCCGGGTGCTCGAAGCGGGGCCGTCGCTCGAGTTCTGCGGCGGTACCCATGTGAAGGCGCTCGGCGACATCGGTCTGGTCAAGATCGTCAGCGAGGGTTCGATCGGGTCGAACCTGCGTCGGGTCGAGGCGGTTGCCGGTGCGGGCGCCGTCGACCTTCTGCGGACCGAGCAGCAGGTGGTCGGGACGGCCGCCGACCTGCTCAACGTGCCCCGTGGTGACCTCCTCGAGGGGATCGAGAAGCGTCTGGCCGAGAACAAGTCCCTGCAGGCCGAGATCGCGGCGTTGAAGCAGCAGCTGGCCGTCGGCCAGTCGGCTGGCTTGGTCGAGCAAGCGGTCGACGGCGTGGTCGTTGCCTCGGTGCCCGGCCTGGAACGCGACGATCTGCGCGAGCTCGCGGTGGCCGTTCGCGACCACGAGGGCATCCGCGCCGTCGTGTTGGCCACGGCACCTCCGGGTGGCGGTGCGGCATTGCTTGCTGCGGTCACGCCCGACTCCGGGCTCGATGCCGGCGCGCTCATCGCCGAAGGCGCCAAGCAGATCAAGGGAGGCGGCGGCCGCGGCGCCGACCTCGCCATGGCCGGTGGCAAGGATCCTTCGGGCATCGACGCGGCGCTCGACCTGGCGCGAGCAGCGGCGGGGATCGCCTGA
- a CDS encoding replication-associated recombination protein A: MADDLFTAAAKSRLEARAPLAARLRPATLDDIVGQQHLLGPKGSLRRLVQADRLSSAILWGPPGTGKTTLARLLAATSVKTFVQLSAVTATVKDVRQVIAEAEERLGAHGRSTILFLDEVHRFNKAQQDALLPAVESGVLVLIGATTENPFFEVNAPLRSRSTLFRLEPLTDDDLSVLLRRGIAAERATASDEAIAYLAGRAAGDGRQALTTLEVAIALAAAEREAEPDPTGPSAIDGPVAHVELRHAEAATDLKSLRYGRDEHYDVISAFIKSIRGSDPDAAVYWLARMLAAGEDARFIARRLVISASEDIGMADPTSLLVANAAAHAVEFVGLPEARIALAQAAVHLATAPKSAASYTALNEAMHDVQELPAGEVPMHLRDSHYRGAASLGHGRGYDYPHAHPDGWVDQQYLPTEVAEQRYYRPTGRGYEAEVAERMQGWNARRGGADEHH, from the coding sequence GTGGCCGATGATCTCTTCACCGCAGCAGCGAAATCTCGGCTCGAAGCGCGAGCGCCGCTGGCAGCACGACTGCGGCCGGCCACGCTCGACGACATCGTCGGGCAACAGCATCTGCTCGGACCGAAGGGCTCGCTGCGTCGCCTCGTGCAGGCCGACCGGCTGTCGTCGGCGATCCTGTGGGGGCCGCCGGGAACAGGAAAGACCACCTTGGCTCGGCTGCTCGCCGCCACGTCGGTGAAGACCTTCGTGCAGTTGTCGGCGGTCACGGCGACCGTGAAGGACGTTCGCCAGGTGATTGCCGAAGCTGAGGAACGGTTGGGAGCCCACGGCCGTAGCACCATCTTGTTCCTCGATGAGGTCCACCGATTCAACAAGGCGCAACAGGACGCGTTGCTGCCCGCCGTCGAGTCCGGTGTCCTCGTCCTGATCGGTGCCACGACCGAGAACCCCTTCTTCGAGGTGAACGCTCCGTTGCGGAGTCGATCGACGCTGTTCCGCCTGGAGCCGCTCACCGACGACGATCTCTCGGTCCTGCTGCGGCGCGGGATCGCCGCCGAACGGGCGACGGCCAGTGATGAGGCGATCGCCTATCTCGCCGGTCGCGCTGCCGGCGACGGTCGGCAGGCCCTCACCACGCTCGAGGTGGCGATTGCGCTCGCTGCTGCCGAGCGCGAAGCCGAGCCCGACCCGACCGGTCCGTCGGCCATCGATGGACCGGTGGCCCACGTCGAACTTCGCCACGCAGAGGCCGCCACCGACCTGAAGTCCCTGCGCTACGGGCGCGACGAGCACTACGACGTCATCAGCGCGTTCATCAAGAGCATCCGAGGCTCCGACCCCGATGCTGCGGTCTACTGGCTGGCGAGAATGCTCGCGGCCGGCGAAGACGCCCGGTTCATCGCTCGTCGGCTGGTCATCTCGGCATCGGAGGACATCGGGATGGCCGATCCCACCAGCTTGCTCGTTGCCAATGCGGCGGCCCACGCCGTGGAGTTCGTCGGACTCCCCGAAGCCCGCATCGCCCTGGCCCAGGCTGCAGTCCACCTGGCAACGGCGCCCAAGTCGGCGGCCTCCTACACCGCGCTCAACGAAGCGATGCACGACGTGCAGGAGCTACCGGCCGGTGAGGTGCCGATGCACCTGCGTGACAGCCACTACCGCGGCGCGGCATCGCTGGGCCACGGGCGAGGTTATGACTATCCTCACGCCCATCCCGACGGCTGGGTCGATCAGCAGTACCTGCCCACCGAGGTGGCCGAGCAGCGCTACTACCGGCCGACCGGACGGGGCTACGAGGCCGAGGTGGCGGAACGCATGCAGGGATGGAACGCCAGACGAGGAGGCGCCGATGAGCATCACTGA
- a CDS encoding EAL domain-containing protein, whose translation MSEPEDVRPLVLVVDDEIELCRRIARLLERGGYRALACFSVAEAEDLLATHDVSVLISDITMPVTSGLELLERVTQPDRPPIGVVMMTGFDDTSTALRAQELGAHGYLTKPFHRNALLISVSGALHRMKLEAENASYRRSLEDELQERTDELASSRRMADVLINRTSDALLLIDRELKVTYASAAVEELFGYQLDQIVGAPAGRFLRREDFASLEPVKLEALASGEPVTVEVPIKRADGSLLWCEAVGESHHDDPAIAGFVVSLRNIEDRRRRRAELERQAHQDQLTGLPNRYALAERLRVALDEVDTGVGMSAVIFLDLDRLKVINDSLGHEIGDAILKVVGDRLRSSIRPTDMVARFGGDEFVMVCSGLSRAEDALDVAQRISDSLAAPIVMADRTFHVSAAVGVAMVTSAYTDTDDLIRDADAAMYQAKSAGRASIRAFDPGTHDKALRRLDFESTVRSGHGPEQWELHYQPQCSIETGEVIGFEALARWRHPERGLLMPDEFISSLEDAGLIAELDHFVLRRAAAFAASPAISPLHISVNVSAGQLLAADFPDFVTSVLADAGLPSERLTIEITESGMIQDLAVARRTLRTLRDLGVGVSVDDFGTGFSALSYLAELPVTELKIDRSFVTRSDTPTGRSLLEGIVSLATSMAVSCVAEGVESQDQLDLLAKAGCSTFQGYLVAPAMQEHEVETFLKQAEGRHQPRIPR comes from the coding sequence ATGAGCGAGCCTGAGGACGTCCGCCCGCTGGTCCTTGTCGTCGACGACGAGATCGAGCTGTGCCGCCGCATCGCACGCCTCCTCGAGCGCGGCGGCTACCGGGCACTGGCCTGTTTCTCGGTCGCCGAGGCCGAGGACCTGCTTGCAACGCACGACGTGAGCGTCCTCATCTCGGACATCACGATGCCGGTCACCAGCGGTCTCGAACTCCTCGAGCGGGTGACCCAACCCGATCGTCCGCCGATCGGCGTGGTGATGATGACCGGCTTCGACGACACCTCGACGGCGCTGCGAGCCCAGGAACTCGGCGCCCACGGCTATCTGACCAAACCGTTCCACCGCAACGCGCTGCTGATCAGCGTCTCGGGAGCACTCCATCGGATGAAACTCGAGGCGGAGAACGCCTCGTACCGTCGCTCGCTCGAGGACGAGCTCCAGGAGCGGACCGACGAGCTGGCGTCATCTCGTCGGATGGCAGACGTACTCATCAACCGGACCAGTGACGCACTGTTGCTGATCGACCGTGAGCTGAAAGTGACCTACGCGTCGGCAGCCGTCGAGGAACTGTTCGGCTACCAGCTCGATCAGATCGTTGGCGCGCCCGCCGGTCGCTTCCTCCGGCGGGAGGACTTCGCCTCGCTCGAGCCGGTCAAGCTGGAGGCGCTGGCCAGCGGCGAGCCGGTCACGGTGGAGGTGCCGATCAAGCGGGCCGACGGCTCACTGCTGTGGTGCGAGGCCGTCGGCGAGAGCCACCATGACGATCCCGCCATCGCCGGTTTCGTGGTGTCACTCCGCAACATCGAAGACCGCCGTCGCCGTCGAGCCGAGCTCGAGCGTCAAGCCCACCAAGACCAGCTGACCGGCCTGCCGAACCGCTATGCCCTGGCCGAGCGGCTACGGGTGGCCCTGGACGAGGTCGACACCGGCGTCGGGATGTCGGCCGTGATCTTCCTCGATCTCGACCGTCTCAAGGTGATCAACGACTCGCTCGGTCACGAGATCGGGGACGCGATCCTGAAAGTGGTCGGTGACCGGCTTCGTTCGAGCATCCGTCCGACCGACATGGTGGCCCGCTTCGGCGGGGACGAGTTCGTGATGGTGTGTTCGGGTTTGTCCCGTGCGGAGGACGCCCTCGACGTCGCCCAGCGGATCAGCGACTCACTTGCCGCCCCGATCGTGATGGCTGATCGCACGTTCCACGTCAGCGCCGCGGTCGGAGTCGCCATGGTGACGAGCGCCTACACCGACACCGACGACCTCATTCGTGATGCCGACGCCGCCATGTACCAGGCGAAGAGCGCCGGTCGGGCGTCGATCCGCGCCTTCGACCCCGGCACGCATGACAAGGCACTGCGCCGCCTCGACTTCGAGAGCACGGTGCGCAGTGGCCACGGGCCCGAGCAGTGGGAGCTGCACTATCAGCCCCAGTGCTCGATCGAGACCGGTGAGGTCATCGGCTTCGAGGCACTGGCCCGCTGGCGGCATCCCGAGCGTGGTCTGCTCATGCCCGACGAGTTCATCTCGTCGCTCGAGGACGCCGGCCTGATCGCCGAACTCGATCACTTCGTGCTCCGCCGAGCCGCCGCGTTCGCCGCGTCTCCCGCCATCTCGCCGCTCCACATCAGTGTCAACGTGTCGGCGGGGCAGCTCCTGGCCGCCGACTTCCCCGACTTCGTGACCTCGGTGCTGGCAGACGCCGGCCTTCCCAGCGAGCGACTCACCATCGAGATCACCGAGTCCGGCATGATCCAGGACCTCGCCGTTGCCCGCCGCACGCTCCGTACGTTGCGCGACCTTGGCGTCGGCGTGTCCGTCGACGACTTCGGCACCGGGTTCTCCGCCCTCAGCTATCTCGCCGAGCTGCCGGTCACCGAGCTGAAGATCGATCGCTCCTTCGTGACTCGCTCGGACACGCCGACCGGACGCAGCCTGCTCGAAGGCATCGTGTCGCTCGCGACCTCGATGGCGGTGTCATGCGTCGCCGAGGGCGTCGAGTCACAGGACCAACTCGACTTGTTGGCGAAGGCCGGGTGCAGCACCTTCCAGGGCTATCTCGTCGCCCCGGCGATGCAGGAGCACGAGGTCGAGACGTTTCTCAAACAGGCCGAGGGCCGTCACCAACCCAGAATTCCACGATGA